Proteins encoded within one genomic window of uncultured Draconibacterium sp.:
- the nqrF gene encoding NADH:ubiquinone reductase (Na(+)-transporting) subunit F: MILLSVQTTVIITSVAVFLGVIILLVAILLFAKKKLTPSGSVKLSINEGDLEIETEPGNTLLSTLGNNKILLPSACGGGGTCAMCRCQVVEGGGSILPTETGYFTRKEQNDNWRLACQVKVKEDMGIKIPQEVLGVKKWECEVVSNHNVATFIKEFVVKLPEGETLDFKSGGYIQIDVPKVDVDFKDMDIEEEYREEWEKFGMFDLKMKNPEPTFRAYSMANHPAEGNIVMLNIRIATPPFDRANNGFKKVNPGICSSYIFNLKPGDKVTVSGPYGEFFLKDNDSEMMFVGGGAGMAPMRSHLFHLFHTIKESEKKVTFWYGARSWKEVFYYDQFREIEKNFPNFEFHLALDREDPEADKLGVEYKTGFVHQVIHDNYLSQHEEPEEIDFYMCGPPMMNDAVQKMLYDMGVPDENVLFDDFGS, from the coding sequence ATGATATTATTGTCAGTACAAACAACCGTAATTATAACCAGTGTTGCTGTATTTCTGGGCGTAATTATTCTGTTGGTGGCCATACTTTTGTTCGCCAAAAAGAAACTTACTCCATCAGGAAGTGTTAAGCTTAGCATTAACGAAGGCGATCTGGAAATTGAAACTGAACCGGGAAATACACTGTTATCGACACTTGGAAACAACAAAATTCTTCTCCCATCGGCATGTGGTGGTGGTGGAACCTGTGCAATGTGTCGTTGCCAGGTTGTAGAAGGTGGCGGCTCAATTCTGCCTACCGAAACCGGTTACTTTACCCGCAAAGAGCAAAACGACAATTGGCGTTTGGCTTGCCAGGTAAAAGTAAAAGAAGACATGGGAATTAAAATTCCACAAGAAGTACTTGGTGTTAAGAAGTGGGAATGCGAAGTGGTATCGAACCACAACGTGGCTACTTTCATCAAAGAATTTGTGGTTAAATTACCTGAAGGCGAAACGCTTGATTTCAAATCAGGTGGATATATCCAGATTGATGTACCTAAAGTTGACGTAGACTTTAAGGACATGGATATTGAAGAAGAATACCGCGAAGAGTGGGAAAAATTCGGCATGTTCGACCTGAAGATGAAAAACCCGGAACCAACATTCCGTGCCTATTCAATGGCTAACCACCCTGCCGAGGGTAACATTGTAATGTTGAATATTCGTATTGCAACTCCACCGTTCGATCGCGCAAATAACGGATTTAAGAAAGTAAATCCAGGTATTTGTTCATCATACATCTTTAACCTGAAACCAGGCGACAAAGTAACCGTATCAGGTCCTTACGGAGAATTTTTCCTGAAAGACAACGACAGCGAAATGATGTTCGTAGGTGGTGGTGCAGGTATGGCGCCAATGCGCTCGCATTTATTCCACTTGTTCCATACGATCAAAGAATCGGAAAAGAAAGTTACTTTCTGGTACGGAGCACGTTCGTGGAAAGAAGTTTTCTACTACGATCAGTTTAGAGAAATTGAGAAAAACTTCCCTAATTTTGAGTTCCATTTGGCACTCGACCGTGAAGATCCTGAAGCCGATAAATTGGGAGTTGAATATAAGACAGGATTCGTTCACCAGGTAATTCACGATAACTACCTGAGTCAGCATGAAGAACCTGAAGAAATCGATTTCTACATGTGTGGACCACCAATGATGAACGACGCCGTTCAGAAAATGCTTTACGATATGGGCGTACCCGACGAAAACGTATTGTTCGACGATTTTGGATCGTAA
- a CDS encoding cold shock domain-containing protein, whose amino-acid sequence MNKGTVKFFNDTKGFGFIKDAESTKEYFVHVSGCKDEIQENDEVTFDLEEGKKGLNAVNVKLV is encoded by the coding sequence ATGAATAAAGGAACAGTAAAATTCTTTAACGACACCAAAGGTTTTGGTTTCATTAAAGATGCAGAATCAACAAAAGAGTATTTCGTTCATGTAAGTGGATGTAAAGATGAAATTCAAGAAAATGACGAAGTAACTTTTGACCTTGAAGAAGGTAAAAAAGGTCTGAACGCAGTAAATGTAAAACTAGTATAG
- a CDS encoding DUF5009 domain-containing protein, with translation MKQRILSIDIMRGLTLFLMLFVNDLYMPGVPAWLGHTTADFDGMGLADWVFPGFLFMVGMAVPFAVQSRIKKGHTNLTILYHILVRTVSLLIIGVLMVNVSRLNPELTGLPKNLWAILVYAAIFLVWNNYTNLQVWLIYLLKGIGIAGLVILVAIFKAGTAEAVSWLHTSWWGILGLIGWGYLAASLVYLFVKDNLFQIAGFWALFFVLNILSQLNLLEFLNPVKPVFGVLLGGNTPSIVLAGLFFSVLIRRIGFTYYRKLIKTSLIIGVVLLIAGFILRQWFIISKIQGTPSWAMICNGISVLVFVVLYIVIDLFKLSKWTGVFKPAGQNSLTTYLAPDILYYSMWLSGMPILIYKQSEFAGVVILGSILWALVMIGFAALLARIGIRLRL, from the coding sequence ATGAAACAACGAATCCTTTCTATTGATATAATGCGTGGTTTAACCCTTTTTCTCATGCTTTTTGTTAACGATTTGTATATGCCTGGGGTTCCTGCATGGCTGGGACATACAACTGCCGATTTCGACGGAATGGGACTTGCCGACTGGGTTTTTCCAGGTTTTCTGTTTATGGTAGGCATGGCAGTGCCTTTTGCTGTGCAAAGCAGAATTAAAAAGGGGCACACCAACCTTACAATACTTTACCATATTTTGGTTCGAACAGTTAGTCTGCTAATTATTGGTGTGTTAATGGTTAACGTCTCGCGTTTAAATCCGGAATTAACGGGCTTACCTAAAAATCTTTGGGCAATTCTGGTTTATGCAGCCATCTTTTTGGTGTGGAACAATTACACGAATTTGCAAGTCTGGTTGATATATCTGTTAAAAGGGATCGGAATTGCCGGATTGGTTATTCTGGTAGCAATTTTCAAAGCGGGCACCGCAGAAGCAGTAAGCTGGCTTCATACCAGCTGGTGGGGGATACTTGGATTAATTGGCTGGGGTTATTTAGCCGCTTCATTGGTTTACCTGTTTGTAAAAGACAATCTTTTTCAAATTGCCGGTTTTTGGGCTTTGTTTTTTGTGTTGAATATTCTTTCGCAATTAAATCTACTGGAATTCTTAAATCCGGTTAAACCTGTTTTTGGAGTATTGCTTGGCGGAAATACGCCGTCTATAGTTTTGGCCGGATTGTTCTTTAGTGTTTTAATTCGGCGGATTGGTTTTACCTATTATCGAAAGCTAATCAAAACAAGTTTAATCATTGGAGTTGTTTTACTCATTGCCGGATTTATTTTGCGGCAGTGGTTTATTATTTCAAAGATTCAGGGAACACCAAGTTGGGCGATGATTTGTAATGGAATCAGTGTGTTGGTATTTGTTGTGCTTTATATTGTTATCGATTTATTTAAGCTCTCCAAATGGACTGGCGTATTTAAGCCTGCCGGACAAAATTCATTAACAACCTATCTCGCTCCCGATATTTTATACTACTCGATGTGGTTAAGCGGAATGCCAATACTTATTTACAAACAGTCGGAATTTGCCGGAGTTGTAATTTTGGGATCAATATTATGGGCATTGGTAATGATCGGATTTGCTGCTTTGTTGGCAAGAATAGGAATTCGACTACGTTTATAA
- the nqrC gene encoding NADH:ubiquinone reductase (Na(+)-transporting) subunit C — translation MDRNSNTYTFLYAAIMVIVVAAVLASVSLALKPAQKKNVEIEKKQNILASVNIESTAETAEAIYADKVVDEYLVNTKGEKVDGNAFSTDLKKERAKSFDEMVLPVFVCKTDEGTKYVLPVYGAGLWGPIWGYVSVSDDMNTIFGANFDHEGETPGLGAEISTKDFQEQFKGKQLFDEAGKMVSVTVAKAGQVAPEEHKVDAISGGTITSKGLEKMLLDDFTGYEAFLNKNKN, via the coding sequence ATGGACAGAAATAGTAATACTTACACATTTTTATATGCAGCCATCATGGTAATTGTTGTGGCTGCCGTTCTTGCTTCGGTTTCATTGGCATTAAAGCCTGCGCAGAAAAAGAACGTTGAGATAGAGAAAAAACAAAATATCCTTGCTTCGGTAAACATTGAAAGTACTGCGGAAACTGCAGAAGCAATTTACGCTGATAAAGTTGTTGACGAATACCTTGTAAATACAAAAGGTGAAAAAGTTGACGGAAATGCTTTCAGTACCGATCTGAAAAAGGAACGTGCTAAAAGTTTCGACGAAATGGTACTTCCGGTGTTTGTTTGTAAAACTGACGAAGGAACTAAATATGTACTTCCTGTTTACGGTGCCGGACTTTGGGGACCTATCTGGGGATATGTATCGGTTAGCGACGATATGAACACTATTTTCGGAGCGAACTTCGATCACGAAGGAGAAACTCCGGGACTGGGTGCTGAAATTTCGACTAAAGATTTTCAAGAACAGTTTAAAGGGAAACAACTTTTTGATGAAGCAGGGAAAATGGTTTCTGTTACGGTTGCAAAAGCCGGACAAGTTGCTCCAGAAGAGCATAAAGTTGATGCCATTTCAGGTGGTACAATCACAAGTAAAGGCCTTGAAAAAATGTTATTAGACGATTTCACAGGCTATGAAGCATTCTTAAACAAGAACAAAAATTAA
- a CDS encoding CNNM domain-containing protein yields the protein MAILFFFFIVSIFFSFLCSVWEAVLLSITPSYVSRMQMEKPRLGKRLSYLKDDIDRPLSAILTLNTIAHTVGAIGVGVQAGKLFGTAKINLYIFEATYESLIAGLMTLAILILSEIIPKTIGATYWKQLTSFTVRSLKVLMLVLAPFVWLSKWVTHLIKKEGEMSVLNRADVAAMADAGLKSGAIDKEEKSIIQNLLRLENMQVKNIMTPRSVVFKLDENQTLGEIFTAYNPFQFSRIPVYNENTDNITGFILKDAILENIAADKHGRQAVEIRRKIFFVEDSLSVAGLLDKLILEKQHMTMVADEFGTVVGLVTMEDVIETLFGLEIIDESDKVADLQKLARERWKRAKDPK from the coding sequence ATGGCGATACTATTCTTTTTCTTTATCGTTTCAATATTTTTCTCGTTTCTGTGTTCCGTTTGGGAAGCCGTTTTGCTAAGCATAACACCATCGTATGTCAGCCGTATGCAAATGGAAAAACCACGGCTTGGAAAACGTTTAAGCTATTTAAAAGACGACATCGACCGCCCGCTATCGGCCATTTTAACGCTAAACACCATCGCACACACTGTTGGTGCTATTGGAGTGGGTGTACAAGCCGGCAAACTCTTCGGAACGGCAAAAATCAATCTCTATATTTTTGAGGCGACCTACGAGTCACTTATCGCAGGTTTAATGACACTGGCCATACTTATTCTTTCTGAAATCATTCCCAAAACCATTGGTGCTACCTATTGGAAACAGTTGACTTCGTTTACCGTGCGTTCGCTAAAGGTTTTAATGCTGGTACTTGCTCCGTTTGTTTGGTTAAGCAAATGGGTAACGCACCTCATAAAAAAAGAGGGTGAGATGAGCGTACTAAACCGCGCCGATGTTGCAGCAATGGCCGATGCAGGATTAAAAAGCGGTGCTATCGACAAAGAAGAAAAATCGATTATACAAAACCTGTTACGTTTGGAAAACATGCAGGTAAAAAATATAATGACGCCCCGCAGCGTAGTGTTCAAGCTGGATGAAAACCAAACACTGGGAGAAATATTCACAGCCTACAATCCTTTCCAGTTTTCGCGTATTCCGGTTTACAACGAAAACACCGATAATATTACCGGCTTTATCTTAAAAGATGCTATTCTGGAAAATATTGCGGCCGACAAACACGGCCGGCAAGCAGTTGAAATTCGCAGGAAAATATTCTTTGTTGAAGACAGCCTTTCGGTTGCCGGTTTGCTCGATAAACTTATCCTTGAAAAACAACATATGACAATGGTTGCCGACGAGTTTGGAACTGTTGTAGGCCTTGTTACCATGGAAGATGTTATTGAGACCCTTTTTGGCCTGGAAATCATTGACGAGTCGGACAAAGTAGCCGATCTGCAAAAACTAGCTCGCGAGCGTTGGAAAAGGGCAAAAGATCCGAAATAA
- a CDS encoding helix-turn-helix domain-containing protein — translation MPEITIWNLILLAEIGVGFVLLILLCRICKKLNWYLPLVFYVLLIMIDCFAEFMMQTGYIVYAPHLLYINEPLNLLVGLMMYLYARGQEYQSLKAGKYDLYLFLPFVLSLLTYIPTYMHSAEEKIIEYQQFGTLESDIENFVWEWIFLVLVNFSFLAAALLRFRNYNEKIKTLYSNIQDRRFYITQVLIKLGMIVYVLELISVYLTYYELPFNIELYNIYDIVQLIILVLIGYDALTSYKYSAVIKEEWDKIQLESGSNIVDAIKYAKSNLTQEQSDEIKLKLEDYMEKYEPYLNSQVRIKDLADQTGISSHQISQVLNQSFHQNFFEFVNNYRIKKAISLIEDPANSSLTITAIGFEAGFNSKTTFYEAFKKTKGTTPAKYLASKKSSSG, via the coding sequence ATGCCCGAAATTACAATATGGAATCTCATATTGCTCGCAGAAATTGGAGTTGGCTTTGTTTTGCTAATCCTATTATGCAGGATTTGTAAAAAACTTAACTGGTACCTTCCCTTGGTTTTCTATGTTCTCCTGATAATGATCGACTGTTTCGCAGAATTTATGATGCAAACAGGTTATATCGTATATGCTCCTCACCTATTATATATCAATGAGCCATTAAACCTACTTGTAGGACTAATGATGTATTTATATGCAAGAGGACAGGAATACCAGAGTTTAAAAGCCGGAAAGTATGATTTGTACTTGTTTTTACCTTTTGTTCTAAGCCTGCTTACCTATATTCCAACCTATATGCACTCTGCTGAAGAAAAGATTATAGAATATCAGCAATTTGGAACTCTTGAATCCGATATCGAAAATTTTGTATGGGAATGGATATTCTTGGTGCTTGTTAATTTTTCGTTTCTGGCGGCAGCTTTGTTACGATTCAGAAACTATAACGAAAAAATTAAAACCCTGTATTCTAATATTCAAGATAGAAGATTTTATATTACCCAGGTTTTAATAAAACTTGGAATGATAGTATATGTTCTTGAATTAATTTCGGTATATCTTACATATTATGAATTACCTTTTAATATCGAATTATATAATATATACGATATTGTACAACTGATAATCCTGGTTTTAATCGGCTACGATGCACTGACATCATATAAATATTCCGCAGTAATTAAAGAAGAATGGGACAAAATTCAATTAGAAAGTGGTAGTAATATAGTTGACGCAATAAAATATGCCAAATCGAATTTAACCCAGGAACAATCGGATGAAATTAAATTAAAGTTAGAAGATTATATGGAGAAATACGAACCATATCTTAATTCGCAAGTACGTATAAAAGATTTGGCCGACCAAACAGGAATTAGTAGCCACCAAATTTCGCAGGTATTGAACCAATCGTTTCACCAAAATTTTTTCGAATTTGTAAATAATTACCGCATCAAAAAAGCGATATCGTTAATCGAAGATCCGGCAAATTCATCACTAACCATAACCGCAATTGGCTTCGAAGCCGGTTTTAACTCAAAAACCACCTTTTACGAGGCCTTCAAAAAAACAAAAGGTACCACACCTGCAAAATACCTGGCAAGTAAAAAAAGCTCTTCAGGTTAA
- a CDS encoding NADH:ubiquinone reductase (Na(+)-transporting) subunit B, protein MKFIKNFFERTEPLVQKGGKYHWLQSVHDGFFTFLYTPKTTSKTGTHIHDYIDLKRTMSIVVLSVVPALLFGMYNVGVQHFKAIGELASTGFFEIFLFGLIKVLPIVIVSYAVGLGIEFVFAQLRGHEIQEGFLVSGMLIPLIMPVGTPLWMIAVATAFAVVLGKEVFGGTGMNIWNPALVARAFLFFAYPAQMSGESVWIALKDTDKVIDGFSGATPMANAAAGHLNYSVADAFFGFIPGSIGETSTLAILIGAVLLIVTGIGSWKIMISTIAGGAVMGLILNAFSGSAGLSPEVATYFSMPFWHHLVLGGFMFGAIFMATDPVSASQTEKGKWIYGFLIGILAIIFRVINPAFPEGMMLAILLMNTFAPLIDHYVVAGHVKRRTKRAKVSA, encoded by the coding sequence ATGAAATTCATAAAAAACTTTTTTGAAAGGACAGAACCGCTGGTTCAGAAAGGAGGCAAATACCATTGGCTCCAATCGGTACACGACGGATTCTTTACATTTTTATACACGCCGAAAACCACGTCGAAAACGGGTACGCACATTCACGATTACATCGACCTAAAACGTACCATGTCGATTGTTGTTTTATCAGTGGTTCCGGCTTTGTTGTTCGGAATGTACAACGTGGGAGTGCAACACTTTAAAGCCATTGGCGAATTGGCCTCTACAGGATTTTTCGAAATCTTCCTGTTTGGTTTAATAAAAGTGCTTCCAATTGTTATTGTATCATATGCAGTAGGTTTAGGAATCGAATTCGTTTTCGCTCAATTGCGCGGACACGAAATTCAGGAAGGATTCCTGGTATCAGGTATGCTTATTCCGCTTATTATGCCGGTAGGTACACCACTTTGGATGATTGCAGTGGCAACAGCTTTTGCTGTTGTTTTGGGTAAAGAGGTATTTGGCGGAACCGGAATGAACATATGGAACCCGGCACTTGTAGCACGTGCTTTCCTATTCTTTGCTTATCCGGCACAAATGTCGGGCGAATCGGTTTGGATTGCATTAAAAGATACTGATAAAGTAATTGACGGTTTCTCAGGAGCAACTCCAATGGCAAATGCAGCAGCAGGTCACCTAAACTACAGTGTAGCCGATGCATTCTTTGGTTTTATCCCTGGTTCGATTGGTGAAACATCAACACTGGCAATTCTTATCGGAGCTGTATTGTTGATCGTTACCGGAATCGGAAGCTGGAAAATCATGATTTCAACAATTGCCGGTGGAGCAGTTATGGGACTTATCCTTAACGCTTTTTCAGGCAGTGCAGGTTTATCTCCTGAGGTTGCTACTTATTTCTCCATGCCTTTCTGGCATCACTTAGTATTGGGTGGTTTTATGTTTGGTGCAATTTTTATGGCAACCGACCCTGTTTCGGCATCACAAACCGAAAAAGGAAAGTGGATCTACGGATTCCTTATCGGTATTCTGGCTATCATCTTCCGAGTTATCAACCCGGCCTTCCCTGAAGGTATGATGTTAGCAATTCTGCTGATGAACACATTTGCTCCGCTTATCGACCACTACGTTGTAGCCGGTCATGTTAAGAGAAGAACAAAACGAGCTAAAGTTTCTGCTTAA
- a CDS encoding transposase: MDNYPISSNSLDKFFHINGEQFGQQYKEHLSNYNNWPMRPHADDWMVFAQNIGSYLSIDETSLSNGELYTILTNKAAKGKKGVLVAMIKGTCAEDVVEALKIIPLSERRKVREITLDMAGSMGQIARQCFPKATRVIDRFHVQKLALDALQEIRIKHRWDAIDQETNAKENAKWDKKIYTLFRFDNGDTKKQLLARSRYLLFKSADKWSQSQKQRAKILFAQYPDIKKAFDLTHDLRIIFAKTKEKAVAYTKLAHWYNKVADSGFRSFNTISATIYTHYKEILNFFDRRSTNASAESFNAKLKAFRAALRGVSDMKYFLFRVAKIYA, from the coding sequence TTGGACAATTACCCGATCAGCAGTAACAGCCTGGATAAGTTTTTTCACATCAATGGAGAACAGTTTGGACAGCAATACAAAGAGCACCTTAGCAATTACAATAACTGGCCAATGCGGCCTCATGCCGATGACTGGATGGTTTTCGCGCAGAATATTGGCAGCTATTTAAGCATCGATGAAACTTCGTTATCGAACGGCGAGCTTTACACGATTCTTACCAATAAAGCGGCTAAGGGTAAAAAAGGTGTACTGGTAGCTATGATCAAAGGAACCTGTGCTGAAGATGTAGTCGAAGCTTTAAAAATCATTCCTCTCAGTGAGCGTCGTAAAGTCAGGGAAATAACCCTTGATATGGCCGGTTCGATGGGACAAATTGCCAGGCAATGCTTTCCAAAAGCAACACGTGTTATTGATCGTTTTCATGTGCAAAAGCTTGCACTCGATGCCCTGCAGGAGATACGCATAAAACACAGGTGGGACGCCATTGACCAAGAAACAAATGCTAAAGAGAATGCTAAATGGGACAAGAAAATTTACACCCTGTTTCGCTTTGATAATGGCGATACAAAAAAACAATTACTGGCACGCAGCAGGTATCTTTTGTTTAAATCAGCCGACAAATGGAGTCAGTCTCAAAAACAAAGAGCCAAAATTCTTTTTGCACAATACCCCGATATTAAAAAAGCATTTGACCTAACACACGATTTAAGGATCATTTTCGCAAAAACAAAAGAGAAGGCGGTGGCGTACACAAAACTGGCACACTGGTATAATAAAGTCGCAGACTCCGGGTTTCGCTCGTTTAACACAATATCGGCTACTATTTACACCCATTACAAGGAAATACTCAACTTCTTTGACCGGCGAAGCACCAATGCTTCAGCAGAATCTTTCAATGCTAAACTGAAAGCTTTTAGAGCAGCATTGAGAGGCGTAAGTGACATGAAATATTTTCTGTTTAGAGTAGCAAAAATTTATGCCTGA
- a CDS encoding NADH:ubiquinone reductase (Na(+)-transporting) subunit D translates to MSEPLFSKKNLKLLSDPLNDSNPITVQVLGICSALAVTAQLKPAIVMTISVMAVLALANVIVSMLRNTIPNRIRIIVQLVIIAALVILVDQVLRAYVYDVSKQLSVFVGLIITNCILMGRLEAFALGNRPWQSFLDGIGNAAGYGFILIVVGFFRELLGSGSLLGYQIIPDSWYIVNGGFYENNGLMVLSPMALIVVGVIIWVQRSRNTKLIED, encoded by the coding sequence ATGAGCGAACCATTATTTTCAAAGAAAAATTTAAAATTACTGTCGGATCCGTTAAACGACAGTAACCCAATTACCGTACAGGTATTAGGAATTTGCTCGGCACTTGCGGTTACAGCTCAGCTTAAACCTGCAATTGTAATGACGATCTCTGTTATGGCTGTTCTTGCCCTGGCAAACGTTATTGTTTCGATGTTACGAAATACAATTCCAAACCGTATCCGAATTATAGTACAACTTGTAATTATTGCTGCACTGGTTATTTTGGTTGACCAGGTACTTCGTGCCTATGTGTACGACGTAAGTAAGCAACTTTCGGTATTTGTTGGATTGATTATTACCAACTGTATTCTGATGGGCCGCCTTGAAGCATTTGCTTTGGGTAACCGTCCATGGCAATCGTTCCTCGATGGAATTGGAAACGCAGCCGGTTACGGTTTTATTCTTATAGTAGTTGGTTTCTTCCGCGAATTATTAGGATCAGGCTCGTTGTTGGGCTACCAAATTATTCCTGACAGCTGGTACATTGTTAACGGTGGTTTTTACGAAAACAACGGATTGATGGTACTTTCTCCAATGGCACTTATTGTTGTTGGTGTAATTATCTGGGTTCAGCGCAGCCGTAACACCAAACTAATCGAAGATTAA
- the nqrE gene encoding NADH:ubiquinone reductase (Na(+)-transporting) subunit E has translation MENLINIFVKSIFIENMVFAYFFGMCSYLAVSKKVSTATGLGIAVVFVLGITVPVNYLLEKFVLNEGALSWLGESFATVDLSFLRFIMFIAIIASMVQLVEMIVEKFTPDLYNQLGIFLPLIAVNCAILGGSLFLQQKAFVNVGEATVYGLGSGVGWLLAIVGIAAIREKIEYSSIPGPLRGLGITFIVTGLMGLAFMGFGGIKL, from the coding sequence ATGGAAAATCTGATTAATATATTTGTTAAGTCAATTTTTATTGAGAACATGGTATTTGCGTACTTCTTCGGGATGTGCTCTTATTTGGCTGTTTCGAAAAAAGTAAGTACTGCAACCGGTTTAGGAATTGCTGTAGTTTTTGTGTTAGGAATTACGGTACCGGTTAACTACCTGTTAGAGAAATTTGTATTAAACGAAGGTGCTTTAAGCTGGTTAGGTGAAAGCTTTGCCACTGTTGACCTTAGTTTCTTACGCTTCATCATGTTTATTGCCATCATTGCATCAATGGTTCAGTTGGTGGAAATGATTGTTGAGAAATTTACTCCGGATCTGTACAACCAGCTGGGTATTTTCCTTCCGCTTATTGCAGTAAACTGTGCAATCCTTGGAGGATCGTTATTCCTTCAGCAAAAAGCTTTTGTTAACGTTGGCGAAGCTACCGTTTACGGTTTAGGATCGGGCGTTGGCTGGTTGCTGGCAATCGTTGGTATTGCTGCTATCAGGGAAAAGATCGAATACTCAAGCATTCCGGGACCGTTACGCGGTCTGGGTATTACATTTATTGTAACCGGTTTGATGGGATTGGCATTTATGGGATTCGGCGGAATTAAATTGTAG